A region of the Cellulomonas sp. WB94 genome:
CCTGGGTGAGTACGTACGGCTCGTCGAAGAACTGCAGCCAGTTGATCACCGTGGTGATCGTCACGAAGAAGATCGCAAAACGGAGCAGCGGGATGGTGATCCGCAGCGTCCTCTGACGCTCGTTGGCGCCGTCGATGGCGGCGGCCTCGAGGTACTCCTTCGGGATTCCCTGCAGCGCCGCGAGGAAGATGATGATGTTCAGTCCCGTGGCACGCCAGATCGCCACCAGGGCCACGGAGAACTTGGCCACCGTCGGCGACGAGAGCCAGGGCACCGGGCCGATCCCCACGAGTGACAGCAGGTAGTTGAAGAGGCCGAACTGGCTGTTGTAGAGGTAGCCCCACACCAACGCGACTGCCACGATCGCGGTGATCGCGGGCATGAAGTAGAAGGCGCGCAGCGCCCGAGCGAACCCGCTGTCGCTGCGGTGCAGGAGCAGCGCGACACCCAGGGACACCACCAGGATCGATGGCACACCCACCAGCGCGAACAGCCCGGTGTTGGTCAGCGCATGCCAGAACTCCGGGTCCTGGACCAGTCGGGTGTAGTTGGCCGCGCCGATGAAGCGGATGTTGCTCGAGTCGGCCAGTCCGGAGATGTTCATGTTGGTGGTGCTGACCACGGCGGCCACGAGGATCGGGAGCACCCCGAACGCCAGGAGCAACAAGAACGCGGGCGCGACGAAGGCGTAGGGCACGACGGCGCCGCGCCGTCGGCTGACGGGGCCGGCCGGACGTCGTGGCCGGCGCACCCGGGGGAAGGCAGCGCCCGGGGGCGCAACCGTGCTGGTCGAAGTCATGGGGGTGCTCACCTTGGGGTCGGCGAGCCAGGGGTCGCGCCGCTGCGCGGCCCCTGGCTCCGCACGGTCAGTAGTTGCTGGAGATCTGAGCGGCCTTGGCGTAGAACGCCTCGAGCGTGGAGTCCCGGTCGGCTCCGGTAGTGCCGATCGCGGTCAGTGCCGTGGCCATCTCGTTGGCGATGAGGTCCCAGCCCGGCACCATCGGGACGGTGCGGGCCTCGGTGAGCTGCTTGGCGTAGACGGCCAGGGCCGCGTCACCGGTCTTGGACAGCTCGTCGAGTGCCTGCAGGTTGGTGGGCAGCTCGCCCTGTGCCTGGTACCAGGCGGTCTGGGTGGCGGGCTGGTCGAGGTAGTCGATCAGCTGCATCGCGGCGTCGACGTGGGTCGAGGTGTTCCACACCCCCAGGTTGGACCCGGCGAACAGGGACGTGCCGTTCTTGTCCTTCGGGGACAGTGCGACGCTCCACTTGCCGTCGAGCTCAGGTGCTGCCTCGCTGATCGCCTTGGCCAGGTACGGTCCCGAGATGACCATGGGGGTCGCGCCCGAGACGAAGCCCTGGGTCTGGTCCCAGTCCGAGGCCGTGGGCGCCGAGCCGTCAGCGAAGAAGCCGAGGTAGTGGTCCACGGCTGCGGCGAACTCGGGGGTGTCGAAGTTGACCTTGCCGTCGGCCCCGACCACGTCGCCGCCCGCCTGCCACGTGTACTGCACCGGCAGCGTGTTGTCCCACAGCGGGATGTAGTAGCCGTACTGCCCGTCACCGCGGGCCTTGAGAGCCTTGGCGACCTGCTCCATCTGGTCCCACGTCGTCGGAGGCGTGGGGTATCCGGCGGCAGTCAGGATGTCCGACCGGTAGAACAGCACCCGGGTGTCGGAGATCCACGGAACGGACAGCACCTTGCCGTCACTGCCGAGGTTCTTCGGGTCGACCGCATCGGGGAAGTTCGCGGCCGCGAGGCCGGGGTAGTTGCCGATGACGCCGCTCAGGTCCTTCAGTGCCCCGGCGGCTGCGAATGTCGGCAGCAGCGACAGGCCGACCTGGACGACATCGGGTCCCTGCCCGGAGGCGACAGCCGTCGTGAGCTTGTCGTTGACGTTCTCCCACGGGATGGCGTCGACCTGGAGCGTGATGCCCGTCTGCGCGGTGAAGTCGGCTGTCGCCTTCT
Encoded here:
- a CDS encoding sugar ABC transporter permease, giving the protein MTSTSTVAPPGAAFPRVRRPRRPAGPVSRRRGAVVPYAFVAPAFLLLLAFGVLPILVAAVVSTTNMNISGLADSSNIRFIGAANYTRLVQDPEFWHALTNTGLFALVGVPSILVVSLGVALLLHRSDSGFARALRAFYFMPAITAIVAVALVWGYLYNSQFGLFNYLLSLVGIGPVPWLSSPTVAKFSVALVAIWRATGLNIIIFLAALQGIPKEYLEAAAIDGANERQRTLRITIPLLRFAIFFVTITTVINWLQFFDEPYVLTQGGPVGATTSISLYIFQQGFRYNQFGFASAGSLVLFVIIAVVTLVQLRLRRSDVD
- a CDS encoding extracellular solute-binding protein, coding for MKRVLVRSVAAAAATVLVGVLAACSSGSSAAPATQGATTGATAKDTGPLKVWVMGDVGPAFEKATADFTAQTGITLQVDAIPWENVNDKLTTAVASGQGPDVVQVGLSLLPTFAAAGALKDLSGVIGNYPGLAAANFPDAVDPKNLGSDGKVLSVPWISDTRVLFYRSDILTAAGYPTPPTTWDQMEQVAKALKARGDGQYGYYIPLWDNTLPVQYTWQAGGDVVGADGKVNFDTPEFAAAVDHYLGFFADGSAPTASDWDQTQGFVSGATPMVISGPYLAKAISEAAPELDGKWSVALSPKDKNGTSLFAGSNLGVWNTSTHVDAAMQLIDYLDQPATQTAWYQAQGELPTNLQALDELSKTGDAALAVYAKQLTEARTVPMVPGWDLIANEMATALTAIGTTGADRDSTLEAFYAKAAQISSNY